The genomic segment ACTCACTGGCCCGACTCCTGGCTCGGGAGCGCGGGACGCGGAACCCCGCGGCCGTGCCCGCGCTGTCCGTCGAGCAGATCCGGCAGTGGGTGCGCGCCCACTGCCGGCGGACGGGGTGCTGGCCACGGCGGAACGACGGACCGATCCCGGAGGCTCCGGGGGAGACGTGGGCGAGGGTCTATCACGCCCTCCGCACGGGTCTTCGGGGGTTGCCGGGCGGGTCGTCGCTGGCACAGGTGGCGCAAGAGTGCGAGGCGACACCTGCCGTTCAGTCGTGTGTCTCCTGACTCGGTCCTTCAGTGTTGCCGATCCGCAGTTCTCCAAACCCCCGGATCGGAGATGCAACAATCGTTCGGGTCGTCGCGTGCCAAAGGGTTCTGGGGGCAGAACTTTGCATACGTGTGCGCCCCGCACTCCTCACGGTTCCGAGTTGTCCCGCCCGCGTTCTCGCTCGGATCACCTGTGGCGTGGTGACCGCAGCCGAATGGGCGACGACCAACCGCGGTTCACCCCGCCAATTTCGTATTCAGCAAACTACCGCACACGACTGATACCGACACTTCCTACCCCGCGCATCCTGACCAGCCTGGCGGAACAAATTCCGCCATCCCGTTTGCCTTCGCAACCCGCATAGCGCATTTATGTACACTATATGGCAATTCTGGAGGGCACGGTCATGCAGCAAATGGCGTTGAACGGGTCAGAAGTGTGGGCCTTCGTCGTCGAGACAGACGAGGGGATGCGGGTTCGGTTCGCACTGGACGACTGGCAGCAGCTCAACCTGGGCCACGGACAGCGCGTGCCCGTGCGTGTGGCCGGGAAAGATGATGTGTGGCTGTTTGTCTCCAGCGTAACGGAACTGCCGCCGGTAGTGTGGGTCACGATGTCGCGGCGGGTGAGGGCAGCGGGTTGAGTGGACCGTCGAGCGGTCGGATTCGTATCATTCCCATGCCGCATTCTGCTTCATTCTTCTGGCCGCTAATCTGTTACAATTTTAAAACTATCATGCAACAAAAGACAAAAAACTCATCGGTCAAGCGGAATGGATCATGGGCATTGGCGAGGCGATGCGACTCGCCATTCTGCGCATTTTGGCGACGGACCAGAAAACGGTGACCGCGCTGGCAACGCTCTGTCGAGTCGAGATTGTCAACGTCTCCCATCACCTGAAGATTCTGAAAATTGCCGGCCTCGTCACTAGCGAGAAAGACGGTCGCTTCATGACATATCGCCTGGCAGGTGCGAACACAAAGGGCACCATACTGGAACTGTCTCACCCGGCGGGGGTGAAAGTCAGCATCCCGCTTGGATAAACGAAAGCGGCACCACCCCAAGGCTGGGGGCGGTGCCGGTTACTTGGGACGGGCCTGGATTGCTTTCGCCTCGCGGACGAGCTCCAAATTTGGGTCACCGGCCGCGAGGGTAGCGACCATCCGACGACAGGACAAAGAACGAGAATCAAGCGAGCTTACCCATGTCAGAAAATCTTGTCGTAAGGGCTCCTGTTTCGGGTCTTTTCCACGTTTCAGTATGTCGGAGATGCGAAGAGCGGCTTCGGGGGGAATCTCACCAGAAAATGCCTTGATGAGGAGCGGCTTGGTTCGGTCAAAGTATAGCAGTAATTGCTCAGTGGCCGCCTCACGAACGGAGAACGCCCCGTCGTCCAACTGGCCGATCCACTCGTTGATCTGTTTCTCACTGAGAGGGGTCACGCGAGCGCGGAGATCGGATTCAAGGCGAGTCATCCACTCCTTGGGGAGGCGATTCCCGAAGGTCGCTCCAACATACGCTCGCAGCCAGAGGGATTTAATACCCTGTAGCCGGATGCAGTATTCGTCGGGTAGTTGCTGCGAAAACCCTCGCCACAAGCGGACTGCGTGCAGAAACCGCAGGGGGACAATTACACGCTCATCTGCACCATATTTGGGAGATTCGCAAATGGCCGCGAGCAATAAATCGAGTGCATCGCGTCCTCGCACCCAGCGTGGGCGCTCCCAATTGGCCCAGTCTTCAAAAATCTCGTTGATTAATATGCGGTCGTTGGACGACAAGACGGCATTTGTATCCCAATCGTGTAACTTTCGCGTTCCCTCTGGACTTTCGCGTAGAAACTCTCGGAGTTCGCGCTGGATAAATCTGTCGCGGGTGACAAGCAGCAACTCGGCGCCAATCGCCGCGAATTGCGGATGATGCGTTCCGAGGACGCGATCCGCCTGCTCGGCGAGCCGTTCGGCGTTGCGTGATGACACCGAGCGAGCAATATCCGCACGAAGAGTTTGAACGAAATGCTCTGAACAGCGCCCAATCTCGACTCGAACGGGTCGGCTGATGACAACCGAGCACGCCTCGCGTCCACCGAGTTCGGCGCGCACCGAATACTTGAGACGAATCACTGCCGGACCCGCTGGGATCTCGCCGTATACTAATTTATGCACAGCGATACGGGCGGTTTTTTTGTCACCACGCCGAAGAGGCACGAAACCCGGTGCAGGACCGAAACTGAATAGTTGGCGCTGCTGCGGTCGATGGAAGACGGGCCATTCCCGCGGGAACTCGACCTCGAACGGACTGCTTGTCGGGTCGGACCACACACGGAGCGGGTGCGTACCCGTGTAGGTCGCGGTGACTTCCAGTAGGAGTGGGCCGCCTTCAATGGCATCGACAACGCGGACATCAAGGGAGAAAGTGAGCAGGCTCTGGAAAGCGATCGCGGCAACCAAGGCGTTCATTGCGGCCTGCCATGATGATGTCTTCGGAATGCAACACTCCGGTCAGCCAAAAATAAAAACTACCGCGAACTTCATCAAGTCCAAGTTATTAAGAGGCCCTAACTCTTTGAAACCCGGAGATGCAACCCCCTGGTTTTCGCAGGGAAAATCTCAAAAAATTAGTGCCTCTAAGTATCAGCTTTACTCTTTCTCCGTCGCAATTCATCGCGTCTGAGCGCAACAAGAGATTACAAAAAATCTCCGATGGTAACTACCCCGGATTTTTGACGGTCAACTCGACCGGCTTTTGAGTCGTATCGTTTTCCGTGCCAGCGCCGACATCGTTGTTCGCGCCAGGCGTCTTGGCGACTGTAATGGTAAAGGTATTTGCGTCAGTCATCGTAACGGTAACGGAATGCTTAAATCCGGATTTGTCAATCTTAATATCGGTTGCGCCAGTCCTCGCATCTTTAAACATAAAATACTGATTGTTTACAAGGGTTCCCGTCGATCCGGATTTGCCGTTGCTTAAAGTGTTAAGAGCGTCGAAGTATTCCTTTGTTCCGAGCACGGCAGCTTGCGCGACCGATGTCGCCGTGACGGTGACCCACGATAAGCCGACGTTGTCCACCATCGGCGTCCCATCATTTAATAAAACTCCCAACGGCGGGAGGTAGTCCGGCGTTGAGTTGCCCTTTTCCTGACCTTTCATGATGCCGGTCGCCTGGCCGTCTGTGACAATTTCTTTCACGCTGACCTGCGTGAGGTCCGTCATGTCCCCAGAATCGCTCTTGATTGTAAACCCATATTGTTGAGCAATGCTTACGGCGTACTTGCCGTTCCCTTTATCAATGACTCCTGGGGCCTGAGCTACCCCCTTGAGCATTGTTACCCCGACCGGAACCGCTGCAACGCTAAAGCCAGCGCTGTCGTAGAGCTTTTCTGCAGGTTTAAAGGAATTGACCAGGCGCAAGTCAAGCTGACCCGCATTCACACCAGCCGCCTGATTCCCCGCAGGGGGGGCTGTTTGCATACTGCCCTGAAGCGTCAACGCGGCGTAGCTCGTGTACGTTGCCCCGATGGGAGCAGGAATCCACGAAATCGCTGGGATTTTGATAGGCGCATCGGTGGCACTTTTGGCGCCATTGTCGTCCACCGACACAACGCGGCCATTTAAATCGCTCTGGTTGATGATCTGCCAAGCGATTCCTGTAAACTGAGGCAGCCATCCACTTAGATAGAGCCTTACGGACGTATTCACTCTCGGCGGGATTCGGTCCTGGGTCATGCCCGGAGGGGTTTGATTACCGACAACGTGACCGATCGGCATAACACGCCCACCTGCTACCGACCTCAGCCACAGTTCAACTCCATAGACTTTTGCTACGGGGAGATCTTTTGGTGGATTGTTGCCGTCCACCAGTACCGCATTGACCTGAATCCCATCGGCCGTCGGCGTTACGCCGGTTGGCGTGACTGACGTGCCCACATACACAACGCCACTCGAACTCGGCCCGAACGTCACCGTCGTGGGTCCACTAATCTGACCCGGCCCTGAGGCGATACTGAACGTTACGATCCCGCCTGTCAAGGCATCTGGACCGGTGATCAGGTAGCCGACATCGATGGCTGTCCCCACCTCGCTAAAGTCATCCGATGTCGAGAGAGTGTCGTTGACTTCAGGTTGGATTGCGGCCGCCGCGCCGCTGCTCTCGTTGGTCCAATTGAACGTTCGCGTGTCGGTAGCCCCACCACCGGTGACCGAAACCGTGACCGTATAGGTCGCCGTCGCATCCGGGATATGGCCGGAGATCGCGGCCAACCAGACGCCGGGCGATATTTGAGTTCCGCTGATCGTGGCGCCCGGGAGCCCGGAGATAGTGAACGTCAACGCATCGCCGAGGAGATCGGTCGCCTGGATCGAGCCGCCAGAAAGCAGAGTAATGTTCCCCGAGGCATCCGTCTTGGAGAGCACATCGTCGATCTGACCCAACCGGTTGGTGTCGGTGATCGACCAGTTGAAGCTCATACTCCCCGACGAACCGCCCACCGTATCCGTCACAGTAACCAAGTACACGCCGCCGTTGGTCTGAGCGTCGGAGTAGAACGGCGTACCGGTAATCATGCCCGTGGTCGTCGGGCTCAAAGAAAGACCGGGCGGGAGGCCGGTCACGGTGTATGTCGGAATCTGGCCCGTCGTGTTGTTCAACAGCGTGAGCTGGAGCGAGACCGCCTCGCCCTCCGCATTTGCTTGGCCGGGTATCGCATACAAGGCGGCCGGGTTCGTGGTCGAACTGCCTCCAGAAGCAGTGCCCGGTTCATATCCTCCGGCGCCCGCTGTGACGTTCACACCCGAATTGAGGGCGAGTTGCTCCCACCAACTGCTCGCGCTCGTCCCGCTCACGACATCCCCATTCGGAGCTGTGAACTCAATCTCGTCTTCCCCTGGAGCCAATCCGGAGATCGCGTAGCTTCCGTCCGCTGCCGTCGTCGCGGTTGCGATAGTATTCCCGTTTTGGTCGATCACTGACACGTGCACCCCAGCGAGGGCTGTCTCGCCGTTGTCACGAACCTTGTCGCCGTTGCTGTCGAGAAATGCAGTTCCAGAAACCGTGATGGGTTGGAAGGCCAACGCGTTGAGCGTGGAGTTCGGGCCGGGTGTATTCACCGATCCGGACCACGACGATTGTCCGGAATCACTCATCACGTAACTGGCCGGCGCGGAGAACTGGACGCCGTATGAACCCGGCGCGAGGTTCGAGAAGGCATACGCGCCAGTGCTGTCGGTCGTCGTTGTGATCGGGGCTCCCCCGGAGCCCGTCATGGGATTTCCGTTAGAATCGAGAAGACTGACGGTCACTCCCGCCAGTCCCGTCTCACCCACGTCAGCGATTCCGTTTCCGTTCTTGTCGAGCGTAACCGTACCCGATACGGTCGAGGATTGCGCGACCGGATATGCCTGCGCGTCGGCTTCTATCGTTTCACCGGCACCCAAGGTAAGTGATTCAGACAACCCCGAGGACGACCCGTTGAGGACGTAGCCGGCTGGTACGGTGAAACCGAGGGTGTATGTCCCTGGAGCAAGGCCGGTCACTGAGTACGTGCCGGCCGAGCCCGTGGTGATCGTGGCAACCGAATTCCCGTTGGCGTCGAGTAACGCCACGCTCGCTCCAGCGAGGCCATCGCCGTTCGTATCCTTCCACACAGTTCCAGACACCGTGGCCGCCTGACTGTGCGTGTACGCTGGCGCGTTTACAATCTGGGTTTGACCGGAACCGAGGGGCACGGACTGTTGCGTGCTGCGAGAAGTGCCGCTGAGCACATAGCCGGTCGGCGCTACGAAGGCGACGGTGTAATCGCCCGGTGCGAGCCCAGAAAATGAGTAGTTGCCGGTGGACCCTGTGTTCGTCGTGGCAACGGTCTGTCCGTTCGAGCCGATAAGAGTGACGCCAACCCCCGCCAACCCGCTCTCGCCATTACCTTCTTGCCTGTCGGCGTTCGTATCGACAAACGCCGTTCCGGAGACAACTCCGGGCTGGTACGCCAGCACGTAAACGGAATTGTTCTGTCCAGGGGCGGACGCGGAGACGGTCAGCGTTGACAGGTTCGAACTCTCAAACCGATAGCCGGTCGGCGCGGTCAGTTGGAGTTGATAGGTGCCCGAAAGCAGATTACCGACGGTGAACATCCCGTTGGCATCGGTGGTCGCGCTGGCGCTCTGGCCCAGAACGGCGACGGTCACACCCGGCAGGCCCACATTTGGAGTTTCCCCGTTCATATCGACCTGGACGATGCCAGAGATCGCGGTCGAGGCGGTAGCCGAGTACGCCGGCACGTCTTCTTGGAGCGTCTGTCCGGCTTGAACGGTGACTTGGCCGGTCCAGGTCGCTGACGGTCCGTCGATGAGGTAACCGGCCGGGGCCGTGAACTGGATCGTGTCGGTTCCCGAATTGAGCACAGCGAGCGAATAGGTGCCGTTGGAGAGGGTAGATGTGCGCGCTCGCAGAACGCATAATCCTCCGACAGAGACCAGTGCCCGCCGGGGTCGGGCGCAACTATTGGTCCGAAGAACGGAACCAGTGGGGACTGGAACCGGAGGTTACAGATCGGAAGGTCGAACTGCTCGTGGACCGCCTCGAACACGGCGCGACGGGTGTGGACGAATCCGAACCCGCAGTATCGAATCTTCACCAGTCCGCCGTGATTCCCGAACCGCACAGCGGTCGTACCAGGGAGGAACTCACAGGCGAACTGCCGTGGACCCTTCTTCGGGTACAGGCCGCAGGTGAACGGTAGATCGTGCGCGCGGAGTTTGGCAACATCGTTGGGGTCGAATGCCACGTCCGCATCGACCCACATCAACTCTTCGAAATTCTGGCCCAGCGCGTCAGTGGCCATTTGATTGCGAACGGCATCGACCGCCGAGTACCCGCGATATCGCCACACCGGATACCCACGGCGTTCCAGTTCGCGGAGAGCGTCGTCGCATCCTGGGTCGATGGAGGCGCCGATCGGAACCAGGACGACGCAAGTCGCGGGATTAGAATCGGACGGCATCCAGCCTCCGGTTGGGCGATCCGCTGAACGCAGGCTCATCGGATGAGTCAAGAATGCAGGTGACGGTGGCCACCGGTAATCCAGAGAGTAATTCTGTGAAGCGGCGTGCCGAACTTCAAGTTCGAATCACCCCGTTTTGGCTATGGGTTATCCTAAATGACCGTTTCGTAAGTTGGGGTTCAGGGAGTAACGGAACAGAAACTACAGTTAAGTCCGTCAATTTTTCTCTCCGAACCGTTTGGACAAAGGGGCAGTCAGCGCCAAGCAAAATTGGCGTCGGTCCCTACACGCGATCGCCGTCAGGCCCTCTCTCGGTTTCGAGATAAATGCGGGCTCGAGTAACCAACCCTGTAGCTGCGGGACCGTGCGACGCATCCCATTCTTCCTCTTAAGCTTCGTGCTGGTGGAGTGAACCACCTTGCGGATGTCGGCCTCGGACTTCGTGACGCCCTTCGCCCGGGCGCGGGTCACGACTTCGTCGGCGTGAGTTCGATGTCCGCAGTTAGGATCTCGCGGACGGTGGTGTAGACGGACGGTTCCGGCACGGCAGCCTCCGGTGTGGTGGGGCCGGTCCGTGACTGTGGGCGGGTCGTTTGAACATTGTGCGGTCGCGGCCCGCCTGCACCAATCGGTTCGTGCCCGAATCGCGAGTGTTTTTCGGTTGCACCGGTCGGGCTGGATGGGCGCGCCGTGCTGGCGTTAGGAGTAAACCCGCCCTGGCGTGAGCAGATGTGCTGGTGGCAGGCAGAGACCGGCAATGAGCCGGAAGGCACTGGCCGGCCCAGAGCCACGTAGCGGGGCTACCGAACGCCGTCCGGCGGCTGGAACGGTTCCAGTCTTCCTATGCAGAGCATAGGGAAGACGCCTGGTGCGCCATGAATGAAGGTGATGGTCCTCAGCGGGTGCGATTCCCGCCCGGCAACTGGGTCGCTCCAGCCGGTACGATCTCGGCACAGCAGAACGAATCCTCCGCAGATTTATCGCCTTCGCAGAACAGGAAAATGCCGAACACATCAACACAGCCCTCTTCCGGCGATGGCAGGAGGCGTACGGCCATGCGAATCGGCAAACGTGGTCGAGGCGCCTGGGGATGGTCCGTCTCTTTGCCCAATGGCTGCACTGCATCGATCAGAAGCACGAAGTGCCGCCCCAGGCATTGATCCCCGATCGCTATCGCCGGCCTCGTCCCCACATTTACAGCGATGAAGAAATCCGACGCATCGTTGAGACCGCCGCGGAACTGCCTTCGATCAACGGAGTCCGCGCGCTGACTTGCTCGACGCTGTTCGGTCTCATCGCCGTTACCGGTCTCAGGGTCAGCGAGGCGATTTCCCTCGATGTCGCCGATGTCGATCTGGAAGCCGGATTGCTCACGCTTCG from the Frigoriglobus tundricola genome contains:
- a CDS encoding ArsR/SmtB family transcription factor is translated as MGIGEAMRLAILRILATDQKTVTALATLCRVEIVNVSHHLKILKIAGLVTSEKDGRFMTYRLAGANTKGTILELSHPAGVKVSIPLG
- a CDS encoding SdrD B-like domain-containing protein, which codes for MLNSGTDTIQFTAPAGYLIDGPSATWTGQVTVQAGQTLQEDVPAYSATASTAISGIVQVDMNGETPNVGLPGVTVAVLGQSASATTDANGMFTVGNLLSGTYQLQLTAPTGYRFESSNLSTLTVSASAPGQNNSVYVLAYQPGVVSGTAFVDTNADRQEGNGESGLAGVGVTLIGSNGQTVATTNTGSTGNYSFSGLAPGDYTVAFVAPTGYVLSGTSRSTQQSVPLGSGQTQIVNAPAYTHSQAATVSGTVWKDTNGDGLAGASVALLDANGNSVATITTGSAGTYSVTGLAPGTYTLGFTVPAGYVLNGSSSGLSESLTLGAGETIEADAQAYPVAQSSTVSGTVTLDKNGNGIADVGETGLAGVTVSLLDSNGNPMTGSGGAPITTTTDSTGAYAFSNLAPGSYGVQFSAPASYVMSDSGQSSWSGSVNTPGPNSTLNALAFQPITVSGTAFLDSNGDKVRDNGETALAGVHVSVIDQNGNTIATATTAADGSYAISGLAPGEDEIEFTAPNGDVVSGTSASSWWEQLALNSGVNVTAGAGGYEPGTASGGSSTTNPAALYAIPGQANAEGEAVSLQLTLLNNTTGQIPTYTVTGLPPGLSLSPTTTGMITGTPFYSDAQTNGGVYLVTVTDTVGGSSGSMSFNWSITDTNRLGQIDDVLSKTDASGNITLLSGGSIQATDLLGDALTFTISGLPGATISGTQISPGVWLAAISGHIPDATATYTVTVSVTGGGATDTRTFNWTNESSGAAAAIQPEVNDTLSTSDDFSEVGTAIDVGYLITGPDALTGGIVTFSIASGPGQISGPTTVTFGPSSSGVVYVGTSVTPTGVTPTADGIQVNAVLVDGNNPPKDLPVAKVYGVELWLRSVAGGRVMPIGHVVGNQTPPGMTQDRIPPRVNTSVRLYLSGWLPQFTGIAWQIINQSDLNGRVVSVDDNGAKSATDAPIKIPAISWIPAPIGATYTSYAALTLQGSMQTAPPAGNQAAGVNAGQLDLRLVNSFKPAEKLYDSAGFSVAAVPVGVTMLKGVAQAPGVIDKGNGKYAVSIAQQYGFTIKSDSGDMTDLTQVSVKEIVTDGQATGIMKGQEKGNSTPDYLPPLGVLLNDGTPMVDNVGLSWVTVTATSVAQAAVLGTKEYFDALNTLSNGKSGSTGTLVNNQYFMFKDARTGATDIKIDKSGFKHSVTVTMTDANTFTITVAKTPGANNDVGAGTENDTTQKPVELTVKNPG